ttttatataatgttattaattatatatatatatattagtaaaatttaaaaattgttgtgacttgctatttaaatttctaaacatagtTTCAATAAgtaatgttgttgccaatgttagaacttgaaatgtttggattattagtgacatttgttttttgttttctataactagctagcttgatatgttgtttgatgattatgtagctagtttaattaattatgtaattgatttttatttatttttgtttaagctttttagtagggttgttgatttagttgccaattcggtattgattttgggtgacttcaagagtaatattggaggtgagtaatctttaaattttatttattactattttgcaatatttatttataaaattagagttaaatcttGCATGctttactttagtgaagtaggttctgggaaatttgttgttgacggtgatataaggatggaattatgtatgttgattttgtgtttgtttgtgttgaatttatatataattataaaattgggatatgctacaaaaacaaaggaaactctgccaattttttatagattttattaattgtttttctttttcaatttgcaCAATATGTCGatatattttgtgtgttatttacagattttaaaaattttggagatgttaaaatgcagttgttatgctgccgaaattttgttagacttaggaaaatttaataattaaacttcaattatgtttgatgtcctagaaaaaagaactaggagtggaagatgtagatggatatgaaatttggataagagcgcgagaaacgaagaagactcttgtcaaagataatttggacaaaaaaattgaagaaagagatgtaagtgttttaaagtaaagtaagaaatttttttaagtgttgttacaagttactaatttaatctatcattggtttgtttcgtagaatgaactaaatgacaaagttactagtagtCAAATTGTCGCCAATGATCAggaggacatcttgccaatccaacaagaatagttaagccgattgatgacttaaatttattagtaagactattttgtttatacatacctttagttttatgtaaatgtatataaatttttttatgttattttacttaattacaattatgtgaatgtatatatgaatgattaggttattctacttaacaattatgtgaatgtataaatatttaattttataagaattttaattctaagtgtataaattttgtgatttttatttttgttataaattaaatgaaaataaaccaattccaatgtaaaaatatatataactataaattcatataattagactatttaaaataattagggcaaaaaaaaaaaaagaattgggtcatttaaaaataattagaaataattattaaaaaaaatggggtGGGGGGGTTTCttcttcggttattatgtaaaaaccgaagtagaaagtggggtttctacttcggtttttacataataaccgaagtagaaagtggggattctacttcggttattatctaaaaaccgaagtagaaaccccactttctacttcactttttacataataaccgaagtagaaagtgcccaacaAGTAAGcataccccactttctacttcggttattatgtaaaaaccgaagtagaatccctactttttacttcggtttttacataataaccgaagtagaaagcctatttttcacttcggtttttaactactttttacttcgctccgaactactgcggttgcgaattttagcgaaaaccgaagtaaatccagcttaaaaaccaaAGTAAAAGCCCTTTTTTCTTGTTGTGACGTATGCATCCATCCTTTCcatttcttgttttttcttttgtATTCTATTAGTGCATCGATTAGCTTGAATAACTCAATGAAATGAATTGGCTGGCTATGATGCACATGGAAAAATGGCAAATTAAAGCTAAAATGGTGACAACAATAAGGATGCCTATCAATCTCACtacaacatatattatatatgtgcATTATATGTATATAGACAGTGGGTTAGGTTGCATAAGTTAAATAAGGATGAAATTAACATATAAGTTATTAAGTTGAATGAGCTTACATTTGAGATTGTTGTGAGTTACTTAAGTTGCATTGAGCTTACATTTGAAATTGTTGtgagttgctttaggttgcatttgATGATGCTTTTGTGGTTGTTTaatgcccaaacgtgacttccacttagcggtagtcgtagcatagatcgggcggtcgattccacaaggagacaaagaaataaagttaaccgataaataaagtttagagataaataatgtgaggaaaatagaacaagtgatatttttgttgtttttgaaatttaaatattagaaataaagatagaataaagtgtgaagtaacaataggtaacaagtaggaaggatcaagagtcaccaatatgcatacttatttatttggatatttgattcacaaaagttacacaaatgagaagttcacatcccaactattcatttggaagatttaacattgatgcacaaatatattttacaaaaatgtattcaagtgattattattctttaccatggaaggatgagataaatcttatgagaaatctaaaaatgacattataccattggcaataatacaataaaagattgaacataaaatgtaatgccccaaatttcctaataagggttaagactttgattaggaggccgggagggccataattgatttattatggtatttaatgattatatgcatgtttacgtgaattatattattatatgatggtaaatgcatgcatatgagagtatttattattataagggtattttggtaatttggccgctatgggcgtaattgtgtattttgggtgcatggttgtgattaattaatttagccacattataaggtgtaTTAGTTCGAgctgttcggcatgagacgatcatgagatgtaagtgttcggtctagtcataacgggtttaagttcggggctcggggtgagtctcggggtcattttgatgattagagcattactgggaataaaagggtaatgggatatgatttattggtatttgagaatgttgtgaataatgggaattggagagtgttaattataattaacgagatatgcgggaaatgacggttttaccctcggaagtttttagagggatttaattggCCTAGAGGCactatggtcttttgaccttaaggatttgtatcagcctttgagttttagaaggctgtggaatggataaaaacagagcatcattatcCTCAACCTTctccctcacccgtacaccatttctccttcatctttctttcaatttttgagagccatcttgaggtatcaagctaggagatcaaaggtgggagcttaggaacttgattcagccattaaaggggattgaaaaccaagcttgaggtaaggaaactcagccatgaaagtcttgttatactctgttttcttttaaatttcagcttgtgatttctttatgatagtttggatttatggaggttttgattgatgtttagcttgggttttgatgagggtgagttataggtgatgtttagaggttgaattgagtgtttggaggaggtttggagctggtttgaaggcttggttccaagggaaaacacaggggaggtcgagctggtgcgtgttggatttttggctggtctgggtattgagccgcggcatggctgtggtgcgccgcgacccATGGTGTTTGACAGAGagggccgcctctgtttgaggggcgcgtCGCAGCGCAGCtgtggagggccgcggcccttagtggctttttggccagaaatgtgtttttagcttggggattcaagccttaggcctcggggtcgaacctactacttggttaagtgtggattgaggtcccggaggctagatattggtttggaaacctatgttgatcatttttattgatgatatcctatatttggttatgactaggtgaccgctaaaggactaaaagttaatCGTTcccaagggtcgttctttaaatcattctagctcgaatctgaggtaaggaaactgcaccctgtgtatatgtgacatgcatggctattcttgatgcatgttggttgattattaaacgtgacatgcatggctattattggtgcatgttggattgttaaatataatgcatatgatgcatgagaaatatgtgattaggacatgttTTATATACTGAGTGTggtatcgttcagagcttgagcctctgtgttcatgcatagtcctaattgtactagtacttggtaggtaagcatgctgaataccttgttatggatattggatatgtgatacatgtttggtggcatggcttacttgtgtgtggcactgacttattagtcagaatcggcaatggtgttagatccatctgtgagactgtgatttattagtcaagttcacaatgagttgaacactggtcgtgttttactgacctaagagtcagaaatggcatagcttTGTGaatgccgagccaaatgaagattagatctaatcgatatcagcattgaatgactcatatggggtattaatgctggaccgaacagaaggtcaatgaaaattataagtgcttggctagtctgagactagttattcagagccagggcatatggccccggtgactgtttgtcacatggctagggaatgatgttccatagttacgactctagagtcgggaggaaggttatgttggtgactaatcaccatgcacctatcctattaaatctagtgagatgctcacctatctgttaagccctagtgatcctatcgtcacatggctaaagggtgttgttcccatattagtgacttttgatatatgttaagccctggtgatcctatcgtcacatggctaaagggtgctgtccctatatttgtgacttttgtgatagtcacctatttgtttggactgttggtcctgaataatcattacaattactgttgatattatatcatgttatattgtgttttcttgctgggcttcggcttacgggtgctatgtggtgcaggtaaaggcaaaaggaagctggaccatccttgagttggagagcttaggtgatgacgtgtacatatgcagctgctcgtccaccacggccgaggtttaaagaggaactagggttgaaccctgttatgccgcttagatcggcctgttgtaaatatctttctgtaatagactctgaaattatatttttgggatcccaatgtatatactaaacgttctagtgaaacattacatcttaaccaaaaattttaatccctaaatcgttaatcatacttagttcacgattttggccaagtaactcgattagcgagtttagcactgtttacaaggcacaccgtaacggtcattggagttggggcgttacataaaacctaacacaaatattacttttactatttataaaatacatagaaagagcatacctaattctatatagattatagaaaaagtacatatatatgagtgagatggagaaaatgataaagatattatctatattattttcactaatttgataatacatagaaagtgcatgaaaaaatctatatactattagtaaacataaatatagataataagatgaagaagtagagatgaaagaaaataaatcactaaaatataaaAACTTTAAGTACATggtgaataaaaaatatcaaacaaagtcatagtgcatataggatcatcctaaccttcctaagaaggttagcctattatgctagacattctcatgaaattctagagagaaaatatgagaaatgaaactaaaatttgatagagttttgctacctaaaaattacatagaaaatgtgaaatgagagtccctatttatagatggagaaaatgactaaaaagaaattaaacaacaaaatgaggtttacaaaataaatctgaaatattaataataaaatatgattttgaaaaatcaaattttattataaatattaaccttgttattttggtgtatggtcaaaatacccTTTTTCAAAAGCAcgaaaaaagatgagctttaaagctcaaaatgacaattttgcgAGGCCCAAGATGCATAAAAGGTTGGGCCAAATATGGCTGGTGGCAGCTGGGCCGTTGACCAATCCCAGCCAATCAGAGGAGGCCACGTAGGCAGGTGGAGTGGAAAAATCTGGAGAGATTGGGTTGCTGAAAGTGTTGGGCCGCTGGGTTGAGAGGCTGGCTTTGGGCTGGGCGTGAGAGGATTGAGCTGCTGGGAATGGGCCTCCGTTTGGGGTTTGGGCGTGAGAGGCTACTGGAGACGCATGGGCGTGACTGCTGGAGCTATGCGGTCAAGAAGTTGGGGTGAAGCAGCTACCTGGGACGCGTGGCAAGCGTGGAGTGCGCCAGGTGGTGGAGGCGTGGGCTGCTGGAGAGAGAGGGAAAAGGCTGAGCTTGCTAGGCCGAATTCTGGGCCTATTTTTGggcttcaaaaatgccatttttaattgattttcaaattcatctctttatttcttcttttcttttatttatgccAAACTACAAtcttaattcctacaaaataacaataaattaaattataatcaaatatttttattcataaaatatatcatattaattaaataaaaataataatcaaaacttaatttattttgacatttaagatcaataaagttGCACTTTTCACCTCTAATCAGTTGCATAAAGAAGAAATTTGCAAATGAGATTTTAAAGTTGCACTAGGTTGCATGGGTTTGCATTTGAGATTGCAATGTGTTGAATTAGGTTGTATTGAGCCTACATTTGATGTTACTTTTGGTTGCATGGGTTGCATAAAGATGAAATTTGCAAATGGGTTTTTAAAATTGCATTGGGTTGCATGGGCTTGCATTTGAGATTGAAGtgagttgctttaggttgcattggACTTTCATTTGAGGTTGCTTCGGGTTGCATAGTGATGAAATTTGCAAATGAGTTTTTTAAAAGTTGCTTTGTGTTGCATTGGGTTGCTTTAGATTGCATGAAGTTGCATTGGACTTGCATTTGAAATTGCAATGAGTTGTTTGTGGTTGCATAGACTTGCCTTTGAGCTTGTAGTGGGTTTGTTTGGGGTTGCATTGGGTGTGAGGAGCTTGCATTTAAGGTTGCAGAAGATTGCATGATGAGTTGCATAAGGATGATTAAGTTGCACAATGAATTTGCTTAAGCTAATTTAGTTGCATTTGAGGCCGCGTTAGATGCATGAGCTTGCATTTAAGGTTGTATATTGTAATTTTCATTTGAAATTACATTGAGTTGCATACAAATGATTAAGTTGCATAACGAGATTGCTATAGATTCTTAAGAATATGATTAAAATGCATTTGGAGTTGCATTGAGTTGCATAAAAATGATTAAGTTGTATAAAGGGGTTGATATTTCTAAGTATAATTTTGGTCAAGGGAAAGACTAATATACTCTCTTTGtacttatttaataattgatattcaaaataaaatcaaatattattaattattatttatttgaacATATATAAGCCTATCAACATATATGCATGCATGGAAAATGGTCAATGTAGATGCCCAAAGAAAAGTTAAATTGTGTTCACCTAAATTCATGTAgtgatgttatatatatatatatatatatatatgagaattctcctataggggtttcactttaagccctactggtagggttctcagtgtttacaacccgtgaacagatttcggcgcgatttttttttacgaccgtgtatattgtagttatttagagcatcctgcaaatttttagaaaattctgaatagtttacagtactaaaaactaggtttaaacatgttgttgcacgagtgactaattttttttatgcgcgtggaaaacaacatgtttgaacctaattttcggtactgtaaactatttagaattttctgaaaatttgtaggatgctgtaaatagctacaatatacacggtcataaaaaaattcgcgccaaaaactgttcacggattgagaaacactgaaagccctaccgatagggcttaaagtgaagtccctatagaaaaattgtcatatatatattatatggcTACATATATGCTTCAGCAGATCTTGAAAGTTGCTATCTCTTGGAGATATCACTTCAAGTTCATGCACATATTTAGTTAGTGACTATACAACTAAATTTTGATTTTCGTTTTGAGGACAAGTGGATAtatatttcatatatattttttaatttccaTAAGCATTAATATACTAGTTGTTAATTCCTAACTAGATGGTCTGATTTATTTGTGTACTCCAtgcgatgcaaaatcgatggtgtttcgatgcttttgTGATGCAgtcatgaaaacttattttttggtcaaaacgatgatttttcaatgcaaaatcgatagtgttttgatgtttttacgatgcaatcatgaaaacttgattttttggccaaaacgatgcaatttcgatgctctgcactgaaatttgacaaaaactttggaagttcatattttttcactcaaatgtccgttttagatgatttttttttaattttagtattttttcgagatctaaaAAATTAGAATGAAAGAAAGAGTGAGAGAGTTAGAGAATGAGAGATTTTAGAGAGATAGAATTCAAactgagagagagaaaatgagtatttgaatgttaaagatatttttgtaaaaaaataaattgaaattgtcatatatttgggatactAACGTACGTttacatattaaaaaatttaagtaAATAAAATTTCCTTTTAAATCGCATCTGACCTGAGTTGCCTATATATTAGCTTGGAGTTTCATTATAAGAGCAACTACAATAGGGTAGCTCATTTTGTAGCTCTTTGACTAATATCTGACAAGCAACGTGACTTGCTTTTTTTAAAGCATTGGAGAGCCTTATTGTTTAAGCACCGTTGCCTCTGTCAGGCAACGGtgctttctccttttttttttttgattgtacacatataaatatatatatataacttttaattagaggtgaacatttgacccgaaaaacccACAAAACCCGCAAACCCACCCGACCCGCATCCCGGAAACCCGTTTTTTGGGAAAACCCATCGGATTCGGGTTAAATTCGACTCGAACCCGACAAAAGTCGGGTTGGGTTTGggtttgaagtttgttaaaactcgagttcgggttcaaacccgaaatccgaaaaatggtatttttacaaaatttggcttttcggcccaaaacacAACTGGCCCAGTCCAACCCAAAAttcgaaaaaaaaaattggcctttttgaaaaaaaaaatgtaaaaaaaaattgtagtttTGCAAAATTTGGCTTTTTCAGCACAAAACACAAATGGCCCAGCCCAACCCGAATCAAACCCGAACCCGAATAAAACCCGAAACCCAAAAATTTtggatcggtttcggtaccatttttctcaacCCGAAACTCGTAAAACCCGAAgatgaacccgaaacccgaaaatccgacccgtgtgcacccctacctTTAATTTATTACCGTTTTGTGAAGACCCTTTTTTTTTATAACCATTTGTCacacaattttttattattattttttctataaatactcatttatttcattcaattttCACACCATTGCATACACTCTTATtccaaattatcaatatcacaaaATTTATTTTCTTACCAATGGATTtccaaaattctcaaaattctccaaataccaactcccaaaatctaaattttcaatattctcaagtttttcaaaattcatcattttctccacataccaatccccaaaatccaaaatttcaatattctcatttcaatcaaaattttcaaaacaCTCCATCTACTAATCCTCAAAATTCaaattctcaatattctcaatttaaccaaagttttccaaattctcaaaattatcccatGTCCTCTTACTCTTACCAAAATTTTGGCTCTTTTGAGACACCCCAACAAACTCCATTCTTCACACCAACAAATTCACTACTATATGCCTTCCCTACACCAACCCGAAATTGTTTCAAGAAATTACAAGCCAAGTATGGAAAAGTCTAGTATTGATTTAAATCGTGAAACATCATCGACATCTGTCTCTGAAACTCAACCTAAACATGGTGTTGAAGGGTTGGAAAATGTAGTTATACACAATGAAGATGAATCAAGGCATAAATGTAAAGTCAAATGGAGCAAGGAAGCCATTATACTTCTGATAAGTGGATGGCTTAATACATCTAAGGATGCCATTGTGGGGAATGAccaaaattctacacatttctggGCTCATATCGCAGAATACTACAACACCAACAAAAAAGGCGAGCAAGCAAGAACTGGAAGGCAATGCAAAGATCATTGGAACAAGATGAATCAAAAGGTGGCGCATTTCAATGGATGTTATAAATGAGTACAACAAGCACATCACAGTGGTTGGTATGATGAGCAAATTCTTGAGAATGCACATAAATTGTACAAATATGAAAATAACAACTCAAATTTTCTGCTTGTGGATTGTTGGAGATTGCTAAAGGATAAGCTGAAATGGAATACAGTGTACTAACCAAAAGGTGGTAAGAGAAGAAAGGTGTTAGAATCAGGGATatttacttcttcttccaatgcagaTATCAGTGATGATGAAGAACGTGAAGTGTGCCCTACTGGCCAAAAGGCAGCAAagagaaaagggaaggaaaaaaaatatacacacatacTACATTTATAGAGATTAGTGAACGTAAAGTATCTGCATTGGAGAAATTGGTGGCGATAAAGGAGAAAGAGGCTGAAGATAATAGGATGACAAAATACATGGATTATCTCATCATGGACACGTCGTATATGACTCTTGAACAAAAGAAAGATCATGAAAACTTGTGTActtatattaagaataatatcatGAAGTTGTAATTGCAATGTATTTTTAtcaaccgcattattatgtattttattttatttaagtaaatTATCATTTGTTTTAACGGCTACATATATATGTCACAATGTCTATAAATACCAAATTTCAATCTTCCTTTTACTCAACTCTCCATTCAATCCTTCATTTTACTCTCTCATTCATCTTTCATTCCCAAATATCATATACTCTAAGTTTGACAATGGATTCGCCAAATTCTCCGAATCCATACGACAATATGAGTCTAGAGGATATCATAATTGCAGAGTGTACTGACGATCATGATGATCAATATTTCAAAGCGCTCGTGGATGGGGGTAGCTCAACAAGACAAGGAAGAAAGAGAGCCCACATTGATAGGGGTCATGTAGAAGAACACCAACGTTTGTTCGATGACTACTTTTATGATGAACCGGTGTATACAAAATATCAATTTTGAAGAAGATTTAGGATGCGTAGACACGTATTCCTATGCATAGTGCAAGCTCTAGAAAATCATTCGAAGTATTTCCATATAAGGTTTGATGCAGTTGGTAGAAATGGGCTTTCGCCATTACAGAAGTGCACCGTTGCTATGCGAATGTTGGCATGTGGAGCGCCTGCCGattatgttgatgagtatgttcgaATTGGTGAAACCACTGCTATTGAATGCCTAGTCAATTTTGTTCGGGGAGTGAATGATATTTTTGGGACCGAATATTTAAGACGGCCCAATGCTGGGGACATTCGTCGCTTACTTCAAATGGGGGAGGTGCGTGGTTTTCTAGTCATGTTGGGAAGCATTGATTATATGTACTGGGAATGGGAAAATTGCCCAGTTGCATGGAAAGGCCAAGTCACGCGAGGTGATCACGACAGACAAACAATCATGCTTGAAGTAGTTGCGTCACAAGATCTTTGGATATGGCATGCATTTTTTGGTGTTCCAGGATCCAATAATGATCTCTACGTGTTAAATCATTCTCCATTATTCACTGATATCTTACAAGGGCAAGCTCCGAGAGTTGAGTTGACGATAAATGACACACGATACAACAAGGGGTACTATCTAGCAGATGGTATCTATCCAGAGTGGGGTACATTTGTTAAAACTATCCCACTGCCTCAAGGagggaaaataaaattatttgcCCGATGCCAAGAAGCAATACGCAAAGATGTTGAGCGAGCATTCAGAGTACTTCAATCTCGTTTTGCTATTGTACGAGGACCAACACGTTTTTGGCAAAAAGATGTTCTCAAAGATATTATGTATGCATGCATCATATTGCACAACATTATTGTCGAGGACGAAAAAGATGCATATgagagttttttttattttaattatgatgACGGCCCCGCGGACACCCCAATGGTTGAAGTATTTCATGGACCTATTTCTGATTTCCCGACAATGCTTCAAAGAAATACTGAAATTCGTGATAGAAGCATTCATTGCAATCTTCAGGCGGACTTGGTAGAGCACATATGGTCAAAATTTGGAAATAATTTTAATTAGCATTTTTAATGATGttagattgattaattatgatCATGTCATTTTATAAGCTCCTTTAAATTTCgtctaatttaaattttatgtaatatttatttatattaatgtatggatttaaaaaatttagtgtgataatctttataattataaaataatatattaaataataatgtgTGAGATCATAGTTGACAATTTTTATGGTGACTTAGTATTAAAgcatttttatataaaaagttgTCAAAAGTGATGTGGATAACtatatgtaaatttttttttcaaaacaaaaaaaaagttaaaatcgtcaaatattaatgttaaatttaaattaaaaatatacaatATTAGTTCCATTTAAATTAGGGGAATAAGGATTCTTGTTCAAATTAAGATTATAcaatcaaatttttattttttccttctccTATTATTTTGCACAAGAAGACGCTCTTTCTTCGCTCCTATTTTATTGCAGAAGAATACATGTAAGtgccatttttttttttgaaaaaaaaatcacatatagTTATGTTATGTTGGTAATGAATTATGATCAAATTTTAACTTTTATAAAGAAATGCTAAATATTTTATTTCCTTTAACGTTGAGAACAATAATGTTAATGtgattttctattttatttttatttccgaaaataatttttttttttaaattgtcgTTTAACTTAACTGATTACCAAAAAAATTAGActtttaattaattgaaattaaattttaataagaATTTTTAACAAATATCACCAAAAATAAGACTTTTAATTATTtgatattaaattttaataaagattTTCAACCAATTTTATATTAAACAGATGGATATTGTTATTAAATTTgaattgagatttttttttaaataaagtgatattaatattattatttttcttggaGAGAGAATTTAGTATTAATTAAGGAGAGAGAATTGAAATGtctgttaatttattttaattttgtcaaataattttattaatagttaattaaATTGGATATTTTTTCCCTCTAATTCAGCTAGTCTTGCACAATATCACCTGTATTTCAAATCCTGAAACTTGTTGGCCATGTTGGCCATGTGATCTTtgctatatattatatatattgattattgAGTTGGATCAGCGTTATACTACTTTCACTCACAATAACTCCACCTGatgtcataaatatatattttttatatagtattatcaaaaatatatattttttatatagtattatcaaaaatatatatttatatactcaaTTGCAGTATATGTTCATATATCAGAGCAATTTTTATTATGCGAGCTATTGCTCTTTCTGAATATGGATTACCAGAAGAAGCTAAGCAACGATCATATTCAACTTCACATAGCAGTATTCCCATGGCTAGCTCAAGCCCACCTTATTCCATTTCTCCG
This genomic interval from Humulus lupulus chromosome 8, drHumLupu1.1, whole genome shotgun sequence contains the following:
- the LOC133795400 gene encoding glutathione S-transferase T3-like, with the protein product MEKSSIDLNRETSSTSVSETQPKHGVEGLENVVIHNEDESRHKCKVKWSKEAIILLISGWLNTSKDAIVGNDQNSTHFWAHIAEYYNTNKKGEQARTGRQCKDHWNKMNQKVAHFNGCYK
- the LOC133795401 gene encoding uncharacterized protein LOC133795401; amino-acid sequence: MDSPNSPNPYDNMSLEDIIIAECTDDHDDQYFKALVDGGSSTRQGRKRAHIDRGHVEEHQRLFDDYFYDEPVFDAVGRNGLSPLQKCTVAMRMLACGAPADYVDEYVRIGETTAIECLVNFVRGVNDIFGTEYLRRPNAGDIRRLLQMGEVRGFLVMLGSIDYMYWEWENCPVAWKGQVTRGDHDRQTIMLEVVASQDLWIWHAFFGVPGSNNDLYVLNHSPLFTDILQGQAPRVELTINDTRYNKGYYLADGIYPEWGTFVKTIPLPQGGKIKLFARCQEAIRKDVERAFRVLQSRFAIVRGPTRFWQKDVLKDIMYACIILHNIIVEDEKDAYESFFYFNYDDGPADTPMVEVFHGPISDFPTMLQRNTEIRDRSIHCNLQADLVEHIWSKFGNNFN